Proteins encoded by one window of Archaeoglobus veneficus SNP6:
- the rbr gene encoding rubrerythrin has product MKTIKNLVKAFIGESQARNRYTFYAKVAKKEGYEQISEIFQITAENEREHAKALYQMIFEIMEKTGEKIDAVIVEAEAPIAFGTTVENLKAAIGGENYEHTKMYPEFANVAEEEGFPEVAERLRAIAKAEEHHEERFKKLLNELEAGTLFKKDKEVYWVCRKCGYVHYGTEPPEECPSCKHPRNYFQIKCEEY; this is encoded by the coding sequence ATGAAAACAATAAAGAATCTCGTAAAGGCCTTTATTGGAGAAAGCCAGGCAAGGAACAGGTACACCTTCTATGCGAAGGTTGCAAAGAAGGAAGGGTATGAGCAGATCTCGGAGATTTTTCAAATAACGGCTGAAAACGAGAGGGAACATGCCAAGGCCCTCTACCAGATGATCTTCGAAATAATGGAGAAAACCGGCGAGAAAATTGATGCTGTGATCGTTGAGGCGGAAGCGCCAATAGCTTTTGGAACTACAGTAGAAAACCTGAAGGCGGCGATTGGTGGAGAGAACTACGAGCACACGAAGATGTATCCTGAGTTTGCAAATGTGGCGGAAGAGGAAGGCTTTCCAGAAGTGGCCGAGCGTTTGAGAGCCATTGCTAAGGCTGAGGAACACCACGAAGAGCGCTTTAAGAAGCTGCTCAATGAACTTGAGGCCGGTACTTTATTCAAGAAAGACAAAGAAGTTTACTGGGTGTGTAGAAAGTGCGGTTACGTCCACTATGGCACTGAGCCGCCTGAAGAATGTCCGTCATGCAAGCATCCGAGGAATTACTTCCAGATAAAGTGCGAAGAATACTAA